The Merismopedia glauca CCAP 1448/3 genome window below encodes:
- the nadC gene encoding carboxylating nicotinate-nucleotide diphosphorylase produces MVKAFLPPLVVLDPLLTSWLIEDIGRGDRATQGLEGETKRLAKAQWVAKQSGVICGLPIASRIFQLLDRKVDFCAVVAEGEFCDQGEIVAKIQGNVEPLLMGERVALNLAMRLSGVATLTRQYVDAIADLPAKLVDTRKTTPGLRLLEKYATQVGGGINHRFGLDDAAMIKDNHIAAAGGISAAVSQIRSFIPYPLTIEVETSNLEEVEKALEQKVDIIMLDNMSIEMMQTAVKMIRQQDRKVNIEASGNVTLETIRQIATTGVDYISSSAPITRSTWLDLSMNLELIKA; encoded by the coding sequence ATGGTCAAAGCTTTTTTACCTCCTCTTGTTGTTTTAGATCCTTTGCTCACTTCCTGGTTAATTGAAGATATTGGTAGGGGAGACCGTGCTACCCAAGGATTGGAAGGGGAAACTAAAAGACTAGCTAAAGCACAATGGGTGGCTAAGCAATCGGGAGTGATTTGTGGGTTGCCAATCGCCAGCCGGATTTTTCAGCTTTTGGATCGGAAAGTTGACTTTTGTGCTGTAGTTGCAGAAGGAGAATTTTGCGATCAAGGAGAAATAGTCGCCAAAATTCAGGGTAATGTAGAACCTTTGTTGATGGGAGAGAGGGTAGCGCTCAATCTAGCTATGAGATTGAGTGGAGTAGCTACCTTAACTCGTCAGTATGTAGATGCGATCGCCGATCTACCAGCTAAGCTAGTTGATACTCGCAAAACTACACCTGGCTTGAGGTTATTGGAAAAATATGCAACTCAAGTAGGTGGGGGAATCAACCACCGATTTGGATTGGATGACGCAGCGATGATCAAAGACAACCATATCGCCGCAGCAGGAGGCATATCAGCCGCAGTATCTCAGATTCGGAGTTTTATTCCTTATCCTTTAACTATAGAGGTAGAAACTAGCAATCTAGAAGAGGTAGAAAAAGCACTTGAACAAAAAGTTGACATCATCATGTTGGATAATATGAGTATAGAAATGATGCAAACAGCAGTTAAAATGATTCGTCAGCAGGATCGCAAGGTCAATATAGAGGCTTCTGGTAATGTAACTCTAGAGACGATTAGACAGATTGCGACTACAGGAGTGGATTACATTTCTAGTAGTGCCCCCATTACCCGTTCTACTTGGTTAGATTTGAGTATGAATTTGGAACTGATCAAAGCTTAA